Proteins encoded together in one Marinobacter salsuginis window:
- a CDS encoding MATE family efflux transporter: MQTTTQNPSLARQLYSMTWPMLFGVLSLMTFQLADSAFVGQLGRDPLAALGFTLPMQQLIIGLQVGLGIATTAIVSRTLGAGDELRAYRLGGLIITVGGSLVFVICVALWFLQEHIMTALGAEESLLPLIRQYWVPWLMAAWTGAFLYFGYSVCRSHGDTKLPGYMMVATSLTNIALDPLYIFVFGWGLPGAAWATITSFGIGCLVIYPKLLKRHWVRFDLQELALWKALKQLNGIMAPAMVSQLMPAVSAMLATALVAGFGSASVAAWGLGTRLEFFSIVVVLALTMSMPPMIGRMLGAGDIEQIRKLVRLAVRFVVVWQLAIGLAWVVASGLVSELFSSDGDVQEVLAGYLLRVPLSYSGLGVCMLMVSVCNALGLAMRALLVSTLRLFLCFLPLLWLGSQINGIYGLMSGALVGNLFAGAMAYSFYRSGMARLKAEVASGKA, from the coding sequence GTGCAGACCACCACCCAGAACCCATCCCTGGCCCGCCAGCTCTACAGCATGACCTGGCCCATGCTCTTCGGGGTACTGTCCCTGATGACCTTCCAGCTGGCCGACAGTGCCTTCGTGGGTCAACTGGGTCGGGATCCGCTGGCGGCCCTGGGCTTTACCCTGCCGATGCAGCAACTGATCATCGGCCTTCAAGTGGGTCTGGGTATTGCCACCACGGCGATCGTCTCCCGCACATTGGGTGCCGGCGATGAGCTTCGAGCCTATCGCCTGGGCGGGCTGATCATCACCGTTGGCGGCAGCCTCGTTTTCGTCATCTGCGTGGCCCTGTGGTTTCTGCAGGAGCACATCATGACAGCCCTGGGCGCGGAGGAATCACTGCTGCCATTGATCCGCCAGTACTGGGTGCCCTGGCTGATGGCCGCCTGGACCGGCGCGTTCCTGTATTTTGGCTACAGCGTTTGCCGGTCCCATGGCGACACCAAATTGCCCGGGTACATGATGGTGGCTACCAGCCTTACCAACATCGCCCTGGACCCGCTGTACATTTTCGTTTTCGGCTGGGGCCTGCCCGGTGCCGCCTGGGCCACCATTACCTCTTTTGGTATCGGCTGCCTGGTGATCTACCCGAAGCTCCTGAAACGCCACTGGGTTCGGTTCGATCTTCAGGAGCTTGCGCTCTGGAAGGCCCTGAAACAGCTCAACGGCATCATGGCGCCGGCCATGGTCAGCCAACTGATGCCGGCGGTTTCCGCGATGCTTGCGACGGCCCTGGTAGCGGGATTCGGCTCGGCCTCGGTGGCCGCCTGGGGCCTGGGCACCCGCCTGGAATTCTTCTCGATTGTGGTGGTACTGGCACTGACCATGTCGATGCCGCCGATGATTGGCCGCATGCTGGGGGCTGGCGATATCGAGCAGATCCGGAAGCTGGTTCGTCTGGCCGTGCGTTTCGTGGTGGTCTGGCAATTGGCCATTGGCCTGGCCTGGGTGGTGGCATCCGGATTGGTGTCCGAGCTGTTCTCCAGCGACGGTGACGTTCAGGAGGTTCTGGCCGGTTATCTGTTGCGGGTGCCACTCAGTTACAGCGGTCTGGGCGTGTGTATGCTGATGGTGTCGGTGTGCAATGCCCTGGGGCTGGCAATGCGGGCCCTGCTGGTGTCCACCCTGCGCCTGTTTCTGTGCTTCCTGCCTCTGCTCTGGCTGGGCAGCCAGATCAATGGCATCTATGGCCTGATGAGTGGTGCGCTGGTCGGCAATCTGTTTGCCGGCGCCATGGCGTACAGCTTTTACCGGTCCGGCATGGCGCGCTTGAAGGCCGAGGTGGCCTCAGGCAAAGCGTGA
- a CDS encoding thioesterase family protein has translation MARIKLSFPDDVFCFETRMPVRITDINGANHLGNDALISMLSEARAQFLVSYGIQEASKDGTGIIVTDLATMYQSESFFPEMLRFEVGVMDFNKYGGDFVFRVTKAESGQPVALAKYGFVFFNYHRKEVVPIPESFRSRFA, from the coding sequence GTGGCCCGAATCAAACTCTCCTTCCCGGACGACGTCTTCTGCTTCGAAACCAGAATGCCGGTAAGAATCACCGACATCAACGGCGCCAACCACCTCGGCAACGACGCCCTGATCTCCATGCTGTCCGAAGCCCGGGCCCAGTTCCTGGTCAGTTATGGCATCCAGGAAGCCAGCAAGGATGGCACCGGCATCATCGTCACCGACCTGGCCACCATGTATCAGTCCGAATCCTTCTTTCCGGAAATGCTCAGGTTTGAAGTAGGCGTTATGGACTTCAACAAGTATGGCGGGGATTTCGTATTCCGGGTTACCAAGGCCGAAAGCGGCCAGCCCGTGGCCCTGGCGAAATACGGCTTCGTCTTCTTCAACTACCACCGCAAAGAAGTGGTGCCAATACCCGAAAGCTTCCGTTCACGCTTTGCCTGA
- a CDS encoding MBL fold metallo-hydrolase, with protein MEIRPAATLVLVRDTSDGLEVLLLQRTWDAVFMPGYFVFPGGRVEEDETHGQEHVIGAGDAEISQIMSVDEGGADYMLAAVRECFEESGVLVAVDKQGNPISGDHPVHADRKSVFDGELSLANLCEKYGLAIPLDRLAYLGHWITPPGPPRRFDTRFFVTPAPEGQLAGHDGVETIDHVWIRPEQALEDHRNGQRLLGLPTIRTLRVLSDFDTAEALMRYAHANPPEPYPSQPWPALKKGKAVTLEPGAPAYDEAAKLDPEGEGSTRAEIIPGEPVEVAARVIRLTAPNPGMMTGPGTNTYILGHERFTVIDPGPANESHIERILEVTGGVVDQVLVTHTHQDHSPAVAALKERTGCRVFGWPAPEGAGQDQTFRADDEPEHGDLIVTEAGILKVLHTPGHASNHLCFLLTEQKLLFSGDHIMQGSTVVINPPDGDMKAYIESLYELLAESVRYIAPAHGFLMGQPEAVIDFLITHRLSREHKVARALEALAPVDLKTLTAKAYDDVPAAIHGLAARSALAHLLKLEAEHRAFREHDLWHAVHDS; from the coding sequence ATGGAAATTCGTCCTGCTGCCACACTGGTTCTGGTTCGTGATACTTCCGATGGCCTTGAGGTCCTGTTGCTGCAACGCACTTGGGACGCAGTGTTCATGCCCGGCTATTTTGTGTTTCCTGGCGGGCGGGTCGAGGAAGACGAGACTCATGGCCAGGAGCATGTGATCGGGGCCGGAGACGCCGAGATCAGTCAGATCATGAGCGTCGATGAAGGCGGCGCGGACTATATGCTGGCGGCGGTTCGGGAATGTTTTGAGGAGTCCGGGGTTCTAGTTGCCGTGGATAAACAGGGGAATCCCATATCCGGCGATCATCCTGTTCACGCTGACCGGAAGTCGGTGTTCGACGGCGAGCTTTCTCTGGCCAATCTGTGTGAAAAGTATGGGTTGGCAATTCCGCTGGACAGGCTGGCTTACCTTGGCCACTGGATCACGCCGCCGGGGCCGCCACGGCGTTTCGATACGCGGTTTTTTGTGACGCCCGCGCCGGAAGGTCAACTGGCCGGTCACGACGGGGTGGAGACCATTGATCATGTCTGGATTCGCCCGGAGCAGGCCCTTGAGGATCATCGGAATGGCCAGCGGTTGCTGGGGTTGCCGACGATCCGGACGCTGCGGGTGCTCAGTGATTTCGACACCGCTGAGGCGCTGATGCGCTACGCCCATGCCAATCCGCCGGAGCCCTACCCGAGTCAGCCCTGGCCGGCCCTGAAAAAGGGCAAGGCGGTGACTCTGGAACCGGGGGCGCCAGCCTATGATGAGGCGGCGAAGCTGGATCCGGAAGGTGAAGGCTCAACCCGGGCAGAGATTATTCCTGGTGAACCGGTTGAGGTTGCGGCCCGGGTGATACGGCTGACGGCGCCCAATCCGGGCATGATGACGGGGCCGGGCACCAACACCTATATCCTGGGCCATGAGCGTTTCACGGTGATTGATCCAGGTCCCGCCAACGAGTCTCATATCGAGCGGATTCTGGAGGTGACCGGTGGCGTGGTTGATCAGGTTCTGGTGACTCACACGCATCAGGACCATTCGCCGGCCGTAGCCGCCCTGAAAGAGCGCACAGGCTGCCGGGTGTTCGGTTGGCCGGCGCCCGAAGGTGCGGGGCAAGACCAGACCTTCCGTGCCGACGATGAGCCGGAGCACGGCGATCTGATTGTGACCGAGGCCGGGATTCTGAAGGTGCTGCATACCCCGGGCCATGCGTCGAACCACCTGTGTTTTCTGCTGACCGAGCAGAAGCTGCTGTTTTCCGGCGATCACATCATGCAGGGTTCAACGGTGGTGATTAATCCGCCGGACGGCGACATGAAGGCGTATATCGAGTCGCTGTACGAGTTGCTGGCCGAGTCCGTTCGTTACATTGCGCCAGCACACGGTTTCCTGATGGGGCAGCCCGAGGCCGTGATCGATTTCCTGATTACCCATCGATTGTCCCGTGAGCACAAGGTGGCCCGGGCGCTGGAGGCCCTGGCTCCAGTGGATCTGAAAACCCTCACAGCGAAAGCCTATGACGATGTTCCGGCCGCCATCCATGGCCTTGCGGCGCGATCAGCACTGGCGCATTTGCTGAAACTGGAGGCCGAGCACCGGGCGTTCCGGGAGCACGACCTGTGGCACGCCGTACACGACAGCTAA
- a CDS encoding succinylglutamate desuccinylase/aspartoacylase family protein, translating to MLFERLQKPSHRTLLIALVIPWLSAPLFAETDSKEAGKKSEVLIAELAEDESVEDVEHSAPLQRDGQKEKAPKPKTSRGGAGVDTPSSASRKVAPNIDLKEVAPPPEAQTSAPPETDADAAESEVMATEALAEPEPQPEIREGKVFTLLDNDVMPGTSTRLAWTPGIQIAGLSQTTPVLVVNGINAGPTLCLTGAIHGDELNGIEIIRQTMYDLNPEKLSGTVVGVPIVNLPGFQQGSRYLPDRRDLNRHFPGSPDGSLADRIAHSLFENVIRKCDMLVDIHTGSLKRTNLPQLRADMNNPDVAEFTRGFDRMAVVHSTGSAGMLRTAAVEAGIRTVTLEAGESHRIQQHQISAGVNSLTSLMERQGMISRMFVWGDPEPVYYDSDWIRADHGGILFSEIELGANVSEGEILGYVSDPITNAQHPIRSTSDGRVIGMAVDQVVMAGFAAYHIGTEAEVPGE from the coding sequence ATGCTGTTTGAGCGGCTTCAAAAACCGTCCCACCGGACCCTGCTGATTGCCCTGGTTATTCCCTGGCTCTCGGCCCCCCTGTTTGCCGAAACCGATTCGAAAGAAGCCGGCAAAAAATCCGAGGTGCTGATTGCGGAGCTGGCCGAAGACGAGAGCGTCGAGGATGTCGAGCATTCGGCTCCGCTGCAGCGGGACGGACAGAAAGAAAAAGCGCCGAAACCAAAAACCTCACGGGGCGGTGCCGGTGTTGATACCCCCTCATCAGCTTCCCGCAAGGTGGCTCCGAACATCGATCTGAAAGAGGTAGCGCCACCACCCGAGGCGCAGACCTCTGCGCCGCCTGAAACCGATGCGGACGCTGCCGAATCCGAGGTCATGGCAACGGAAGCGTTGGCTGAACCCGAGCCGCAACCCGAGATTCGCGAGGGCAAGGTGTTTACCCTGCTCGACAACGATGTCATGCCTGGCACCTCTACCCGCCTGGCGTGGACACCCGGCATCCAGATTGCCGGCCTGTCCCAGACAACCCCGGTTCTGGTGGTCAACGGCATCAACGCCGGCCCCACCCTGTGCCTCACCGGCGCCATCCACGGGGATGAGTTGAATGGCATCGAGATCATCCGCCAGACCATGTATGACCTGAACCCCGAAAAACTGTCGGGCACGGTGGTGGGTGTGCCGATCGTGAACCTGCCGGGGTTCCAGCAGGGCAGCCGGTATCTGCCCGATCGTCGCGATCTCAACCGGCATTTCCCGGGCAGCCCCGACGGCAGCCTGGCCGACCGCATTGCCCATTCGCTGTTCGAGAACGTGATTCGCAAGTGCGACATGCTGGTGGACATCCACACCGGCTCACTGAAGCGCACCAACCTGCCGCAACTTCGTGCCGACATGAACAACCCGGACGTGGCGGAATTCACTCGCGGCTTTGATCGCATGGCAGTGGTGCACAGCACAGGTTCGGCAGGCATGCTGCGCACGGCGGCTGTGGAAGCCGGGATTCGAACAGTCACCCTGGAAGCCGGCGAGTCTCACCGCATCCAGCAACACCAGATCAGCGCCGGCGTGAACAGCCTGACCAGCCTGATGGAACGCCAGGGCATGATCTCCCGGATGTTCGTCTGGGGCGATCCGGAACCGGTCTATTACGATTCCGACTGGATCCGCGCGGACCACGGCGGAATCCTGTTCAGCGAAATCGAGCTGGGGGCAAACGTGTCGGAAGGGGAAATTCTCGGTTACGTCTCCGACCCGATCACCAATGCCCAGCACCCGATTCGGTCCACCAGCGATGGCCGGGTTATCGGCATGGCCGTGGATCAGGTGGTGATGGCCGGTTTCGCCGCCTACCACATTGGTACGGAGGCAGAAGTTCCCGGAGAGTAG